Proteins encoded within one genomic window of Oryza brachyantha chromosome 7, ObraRS2, whole genome shotgun sequence:
- the LOC102721383 gene encoding momilactone A synthase-like, with translation MFRALQVIVRGERRALPGSGFVSRFSTASNSQRLAGKVAVITGAASGIGKATAAEFVRNGAKVIVADVQDDLGHVVASELGAEASYARCDVTDEAQVAAAVDLAVTRHGHLDVIVNNAGVVGSLAQRPLGSLDLADFDAVMAINTRGVLAGVKHAARVMVPRRSGSIICMASVAGVLGSMTPHPYSVSKSAVIGMVRAVAGELARSGVRVNAISPNYIPTPLVMRIMAEWYPGTSADEHRRIVERDINEMAGLTLEPEDIARAALYLASDEAKYVNGHNLVVDGGYTVGKVPNLPAPPQ, from the exons ATGTTCAGAGCATTGCAGGTCATCGTCAG GGGGGAGAGGCGAGCTCTACCTGGATCTGGATTTGTCAGTCGCTTCTCCACTGCTTCAAATTCTCAAAG GTTGGCCGGGAAGGTGGCGGTGATCACCGGCGCGGCCAGCGGCATCGgcaaggcgacggcggcggagttcgTCAGGAACGGCGCCAAGGTCATCGTTGCCGACGTCCAGGACGACCTCGGCCACGTCGTCGCCTCGGAGCTCGGCGCGGAGGCGTCGTACGCGCGCTGCGACGTCACGGACGAGGCACaggtcgccgcggccgtcgacCTCGCGGTGACGCGGCACGGCCACCTCGACGTCATCGTCAACAACGCCGGCGTCGTGGGCTCCCTGGCGCAGCGCCCGCTCGGCTcgctcgacctcgccgacttcGACGCCGTCATGGCGATCAACACGCGCGGCGTCCTCGCGGGGGTCAAGCACGCCGCGCGCGTCATGGTGCCACGCCGCAGCGGCAGCATCATCTGCATGGCCAGCGTCGCCGGCGTGCTCGGCAGCATGACCCCGCACCCGTACAGCGTCTCCAAGTCCGCCGTGATCGGCATGgtgcgcgccgtcgccggcgagctggcgCGCTCCGGCGTGCGCGTGAACGCCATCTCGCCCAACTACATCCCGACGCCGCTGGTGATGCGCATCATGGCGGAGTGGTACCCCGGCACGAGCGCCGACGAGCACCGGCGGATCGTGGAGAGGGACATCAACGAGATGGCAGGGCTGACGCTGGAGCCGGAGGACATCGCCAGGGCGGCGCTGTACCTCGCCTCCGACGAGGCCAAGTACGTGAACGGCCACAacctcgtcgtcgacggcggctaCACCGTCGGCAAGGTGCCCAacctgccggcgccgccgcagtaA